In a genomic window of Helianthus annuus cultivar XRQ/B chromosome 10, HanXRQr2.0-SUNRISE, whole genome shotgun sequence:
- the LOC110885630 gene encoding peroxidase N1 isoform X1: MEVSSLSKTLILLGLLLATHTNLALVQGYQGGGGGTRVGFYKSTCPGVESIVQSAVESAVQANPTIAPGLLRMFFHDCFINGCDASILINGPSTEKSAGPNAFLRGFEVIDAAKSKLEKACPGVVSCSDILALAARDSVVLTGGHSWKVPLGRRDGLVSRGSDTANLPAFNDSISVQIKKFADKGLDIQDLVTLVGGHTIGTAACAVFSYRLYNFNNTNRPDPDINPSFLPQLRALCPNGGNALRRVALDTGSVNSFGGSFYANLKYGRGVIESDAKLWSDPTTQRFVQRFLGYRGRHGLIFDVEFGRAMVKMGNVEVKNGKRGEIRRVCTAIN; encoded by the exons ATGGAGGTTTCTTCCCTTAGCAAAACACTTATCTTGTTGGGTCTCCTGTTAGCCACACACACAAACTTGGCACTAGTCCAAGGCTATCAGGGTGGCGGTGGAGGCACTCGAGTTGGCTTCTACAAGTCCACCTGCCCTGGGGTGGAGTCCATAGTCCAATCTGCGGTTGAGTCTGCGGTACAAGCGAACCCAACAATCGCACCTGGTTTACTAAGGATGTTCTTCCATGATTGCTTTATCAATGGTTGTGATGCATCTATACTAATTAACGGACCCTCAACTGAGAAGTCAGCAGGCCCAAACGCTTTCTTGAGAGGCTTTGAAGTTATTGATGCTGCAAAGTCCAAGCTTGAAAAGGCCTGCCCAGGAGTGGTCTCTTGCTCGGATATTCTTGCCCTTGCTGCCCGTGATTCTGTGGTCCTA ACCGGTGGGCATAGTTGGAAGGTGCCATTAGGACGTAGAGACGGATTGGTTTCTCGAGGTTCTGATACGGCAAACTTGCCCGCTTTTAACGACTCTATAAGTGTCCAAATCAAAAAGTTTGCGGATAAAGGTCTTGACATTCAAGATCTTGTTACTCTTGTTG GTGGACACACAATTGGAACAGCAGCTTGTGCAGTATTCAGCTATAGATTATACAACTTCAACAATACCAATAGGCCCGACCCTGATATTAACCCATCATTCCTACCACAGCTACGAGCACTTTGCCCTAATGGTGGTAATGCGTTGAGGCGTGTGGCGCTTGATACAGGTAGTGTTAATAGCTTTGGCGGGTCCTTTTACGCTAACTTAAAGTATGGACGCGGAGTTATTGAATCAGATGCTAAGTTATGGAGTGATCCAACAACACAAAGGTTTGTACAACGGTTCCTGGGATACAGGGGGCGACATGGATTGATATTCGATGTTGAGTTTGGAAGAGCCATGGTGAAGATGGGTAATGTTGAGGTGAAGAATGGAAAACGAGGTGAAATTCGTAGAGTTTGTACGGCAATCAATTGA
- the LOC110885630 gene encoding peroxidase N1 isoform X2, with protein sequence MEVSSLSKTLILLGLLLATHTNLALVQGYQGGGGGTRVGFYKSTCPGVESIVQSAVESAVQANPTIAPGLLRMFFHDCFINGCDASILINGPSTEKSAGPNAFLRGFEVIDAAKSKLEKACPGVVSCSDILALAARDSVTGGHSWKVPLGRRDGLVSRGSDTANLPAFNDSISVQIKKFADKGLDIQDLVTLVGGHTIGTAACAVFSYRLYNFNNTNRPDPDINPSFLPQLRALCPNGGNALRRVALDTGSVNSFGGSFYANLKYGRGVIESDAKLWSDPTTQRFVQRFLGYRGRHGLIFDVEFGRAMVKMGNVEVKNGKRGEIRRVCTAIN encoded by the exons ATGGAGGTTTCTTCCCTTAGCAAAACACTTATCTTGTTGGGTCTCCTGTTAGCCACACACACAAACTTGGCACTAGTCCAAGGCTATCAGGGTGGCGGTGGAGGCACTCGAGTTGGCTTCTACAAGTCCACCTGCCCTGGGGTGGAGTCCATAGTCCAATCTGCGGTTGAGTCTGCGGTACAAGCGAACCCAACAATCGCACCTGGTTTACTAAGGATGTTCTTCCATGATTGCTTTATCAATGGTTGTGATGCATCTATACTAATTAACGGACCCTCAACTGAGAAGTCAGCAGGCCCAAACGCTTTCTTGAGAGGCTTTGAAGTTATTGATGCTGCAAAGTCCAAGCTTGAAAAGGCCTGCCCAGGAGTGGTCTCTTGCTCGGATATTCTTGCCCTTGCTGCCCGTGATTCTGTG ACCGGTGGGCATAGTTGGAAGGTGCCATTAGGACGTAGAGACGGATTGGTTTCTCGAGGTTCTGATACGGCAAACTTGCCCGCTTTTAACGACTCTATAAGTGTCCAAATCAAAAAGTTTGCGGATAAAGGTCTTGACATTCAAGATCTTGTTACTCTTGTTG GTGGACACACAATTGGAACAGCAGCTTGTGCAGTATTCAGCTATAGATTATACAACTTCAACAATACCAATAGGCCCGACCCTGATATTAACCCATCATTCCTACCACAGCTACGAGCACTTTGCCCTAATGGTGGTAATGCGTTGAGGCGTGTGGCGCTTGATACAGGTAGTGTTAATAGCTTTGGCGGGTCCTTTTACGCTAACTTAAAGTATGGACGCGGAGTTATTGAATCAGATGCTAAGTTATGGAGTGATCCAACAACACAAAGGTTTGTACAACGGTTCCTGGGATACAGGGGGCGACATGGATTGATATTCGATGTTGAGTTTGGAAGAGCCATGGTGAAGATGGGTAATGTTGAGGTGAAGAATGGAAAACGAGGTGAAATTCGTAGAGTTTGTACGGCAATCAATTGA